Below is a genomic region from Deinococcus ruber.
GAGCTGCAACGCGTGCTGCACTGCGCCGGATTTCGTACCTTGGCCCCGACGTCGATGGCGGTTCATGTCGGCCTGCAGGACGCGCAGCCCGCCCAGCTGCTGCGGCGGGGCCTGTTCAACACGCCCACGTATCGCCGCGGCTCGCTGGATTCGGCCCAGCCGATCCTGGCGCGTGATTTCGTGGCGAACCTGGAACACTGGCTGAGTGCCCACGGCAAGTGGTCGACGCGCTCAGCCGCGCTGCTGGCGCGGTGCCGCTGGACGAACCGGGACTCGGAAGCGCCGCTCAGCTGGGCCGGGGCCCGTGCGGTCTTCATCCTGCTGCAGGAAGATCCCTGGGAGGTGCTGAAGACGCCTCGACGCCTGACTCGCGCCCAGGCCGCCCACCTGCTGATCAACATGTTTCGGGCAGCGGAACGACAAGTAGCCCGGGAACCGCGGTTCCCGGGCTGGCACCGACAGACGCACGCTGCCACGCTTCTTCACTGGAAGCGTGGCAGCGTGCGAACACGTACATTCAGGATCAGCGTTACATCTTCGGCATCAGCACCGTGTCGATGACGTGGATGATGCCGTTGGACGCCTTGATGTCGGTCTTAGTGACTTTGGCCTTGTCGATCATCACGTTCTTGCCCATCACCTTGACCATGGCCGATCCGCCTTCCAGCGTCTTGGCCGACGTCATCTTCATCACGTCGGCGGCCATCACGTTGCCCGCGACGACGTGGTACGTCAGCACTTTGGTCAGCTGCGCCTTGTTCTTCAGCAGCGCCGTCAGCGTGGCCTTAGGAATCTTGGCGAACGCCGCATTGGTCGGCGCAAACACTGTGAACGGCCCCTTGCCGGCCAGGGTCTTATCGAGACCAGCGGCCTTAAGCGCGGCAAGCAGGGTGCTGAACTGCGGATCCTTGCTGACGATCCCGGCGATACTGTCCTCGGCGAGGGCGGAACCGAGCGTGAAGGCGGCGAGCAAGGCGGTGGTGAGGAGGGTGCGGGTGGTCATGGGAACTCCTGGGTGGATGCCCTCGGCCGAACAGGGCGAGGGGAAGGAACACAGGACAGCGGGTGTGGTTGAGCTGCGCCAGCTGTCCCTCGTGGAAGGCCAACGCGTGTGCCGTTGGCTCGGACGCCTCATTAGAGGCGCGGCGGCTGCCGATGAGTGTCCGAATCGGTACCAAGTCATATTTTCTATTCCAGATGCTCAGCTGGTCTTCATACGTTCAGTGTCGGCTGCGGAGTCAGCGCTTTACCTGCCTACAACCTCGGCTGCGTACGCTTTGCCGGTGCATTCCATTTCCCATGACGTGCTCCCCAGCTCAGCGTTTCAGCTGCAGGGGGCCGACCTCGACACCTTGACCCGCTGGCATGCCCGGTACGCGGTGAATCCGTCCTCAATGCCCGCCCTCGCGTCCATGACGCATGTGCTCACGCTGACCGGGATATCCGGCGGTTTCGGCGTCCAACAAACCGGCAACGTGCTCCTGGCGGCGGGCGAGCCGCTCGCACCCACCTGGGCCTGGCCTGACTTTGCCTCAGCCCTGCTGACACTGGCACGTCAACTGAAAGCTGTGCCGTGTTTCGCCCCAGTTGGGACCGAGTTCGCTGCCATACTGCACGCCGCCGGTCTGTGCTCTGTCCGGCTGGGAAGTACGCCGTACATTCACCTGCAGGACTGGCCTCAGCGCGGGAACGTGGGCGCGAAGATCCGGCACGCGGTCAACCGTGCGGCGCGCGACGGCGTGGAGATCCGTGCAGCACGGCCGCCAAGCACTCCAGAAGCGGCGCTACGCTGGCGCGGCGAGGTCGAGGCCCTCTGCGCCCAGTGGCTGCGCGAACGCAAGGCGAACGTACCGTTTCACTGGGTCTTCGAGCTTCAGCCGCTCCGCCACCTTCACGCCAAGCGGTACTTCGAGGCGCGTCAGGGTGGGCAGCTGGTGGGACTGATTGCGGCCAGTCCACTCCCGGGCCGGGCGGGCTGGTATCTGGAGGACGTGCTTCAAGACCCTCGCGCTTCGACTTCGACCGGAACGGCGCTGGTTGCGGCGGCGCTGAGCGCCCTCAAAGCCGATGGCGTGCGGCTCGCGACCTTAGGCGGCGTGCCGCTGTCGAGCATGCGGGGCTGGGACGGCGCAGACGTGACACGTCTGGAGCGCTGGGCCTACCGCCTGCGCCCGCTGCTGTCCACGGTGTATTCCTTCGACGGGCTGGAACGCTTCAAACAGCGCTTCGGCCCCGCGCACTGGGAAGACGAGTATGTGGTGTTTCCCGCGGGAACGTGGCGTAGCATCCGGGTGGGCGCGGCGCTGGGCCAACTGATCCTGCGCGGCCATTGACGTATACGGCGTTTTTACTTCACTGCCGGATGATCCCCGCATGACCCCGCTGAAGTTGGGCTGTGTTCGCCTGCTGAGTGTCGCCTTCCTGATCGTCTCGGCTGCATCAGCGCTGGCCGCTCCCTTTTCCGTCACGCTCTCCGCACATGATCCAGCGTTGACCTGCGGCTCGAAGGTGACGCCCACGCTGACCTTCAGTGCGCCGCCCCCAGGCACCAAAGCGCTCGCCATCATCTTCTGGGACGAACAGCCACACACGCTCACCGGTCGTTGGACCGTCTACGATCTGCCGCTCGACACCAAAGCGCTGGAGCCTGTCCTGGCCGGGAGCAGCCGCATCCTGGGCGCGCCGGTCGCCGTCAACGAGGCGGGGCACCTGGGCTATACCGCCCCCTGCGCCGCTGGAAAGCACGACATCTACATCGATTTCTACGCCCTGAACGTGGCAAGCCTGGGATTGGCGGCAGGCGTTCCACTGCAGACGGTGCACGCGGCCATCAAGCGGCACAAGATTCTGGAAGCCAAGGCCCATGTGGTCTGGAACGTCAAATGACAGCGGCCATCAGGGGCGCGCTGGTGTTGGCCCTGGCCACGCTGTCCTCTTCAGCACTGGCTCAGCCATCGGTTTACGCGCACACCGGTGCGGGCATGTTCAGCCCGGCGGTCAAGGGTGTCCCGGAGCGCGTGTATGTCCCCAACGGCCTGGACAACACCGTCAGTGTGATTGACCCGGCCACGTACCAGGTCATCCACACCTTTCAGGTCGCGAATGAACCGCAACATGTGGTGCCGTCGCACGACCTCAAGACGCTGTACGTGGCGAGCGACCAGGGCCAGGAATCGCTGACACCCATCGATCCAAAGACCAGCAAGCCCGGCAAGCCGATTCCGACCGTCGATCCCTACAACCTCTATTTCACGCCTGACGGCCAGTACGGCATTGTGGTGGCGGAAAACAAGCGCGCCCTGAACTTCACCGATCCGCACACCATGCAGGTGCAGTTCTCGATCAAGGTGCCGTGCCGGGGGATCAATCACATGGATTTCAGCGCTGACGGGAAGACGCTGCTGGCGGCGTGCGA
It encodes:
- a CDS encoding fasciclin domain-containing protein — protein: MTTRTLLTTALLAAFTLGSALAEDSIAGIVSKDPQFSTLLAALKAAGLDKTLAGKGPFTVFAPTNAAFAKIPKATLTALLKNKAQLTKVLTYHVVAGNVMAADVMKMTSAKTLEGGSAMVKVMGKNVMIDKAKVTKTDIKASNGIIHVIDTVLMPKM
- a CDS encoding phosphatidylglycerol lysyltransferase domain-containing protein, whose product is MHSISHDVLPSSAFQLQGADLDTLTRWHARYAVNPSSMPALASMTHVLTLTGISGGFGVQQTGNVLLAAGEPLAPTWAWPDFASALLTLARQLKAVPCFAPVGTEFAAILHAAGLCSVRLGSTPYIHLQDWPQRGNVGAKIRHAVNRAARDGVEIRAARPPSTPEAALRWRGEVEALCAQWLRERKANVPFHWVFELQPLRHLHAKRYFEARQGGQLVGLIAASPLPGRAGWYLEDVLQDPRASTSTGTALVAAALSALKADGVRLATLGGVPLSSMRGWDGADVTRLERWAYRLRPLLSTVYSFDGLERFKQRFGPAHWEDEYVVFPAGTWRSIRVGAALGQLILRGH